The following coding sequences lie in one Takifugu flavidus isolate HTHZ2018 chromosome 4, ASM371156v2, whole genome shotgun sequence genomic window:
- the tacc1 gene encoding transforming acidic coiled-coil-containing protein 1 isoform X3: MGGTLSQRKGSRRSSSKSHANSVTSDSEGHFDTPEEATPVRSIPDFPGELEDSKDPDRTDVEKEEHLIVTAPIGEPDIFLNHSMGQDEPAAPMGGSLKISIQTIEEEQPQDPPEPLDSDVAAATMTETPELTRCTDPSSEEAQAPVPILDASSVLDTNQPPVSGEYSLQSREPSGSPAVESPEQKLDEMELQCHDTQPDQKTKSSKAKPPSLQINTAVNSYEQTIEEQELPIAKGTYKFDLDRLDESFNPFTSGGPKIPNSPPPCGSGSLPTLEQLHGSISSSETSSAAPAEEEMKESSSGPKSMVLEFGLDDGAVSKPPPKKMGSKKTISKLAAKKQKAKGSEAFSKAAPQPTISETVPQPASEPASAPLPEAAPPDTDSPAALNLDDIPIPKTGQYNFDPSKWDDPNFNPFGSNSQVSSSPVLPKGSYTFDPDNFDDSVDPFKGSKSLSLEESSSSVNQTEKKVPNKGQQKAGEKKVRQIPKKSKERTITSGKSEQAKFLCFLLNSCKVQNYDDGPSSAPDVCNQGEEEVVVHTPEISQRVHHATDEEKLASTGIMSLATDSPEDPECTKAPGKQQSDTDGPEKKVTDLLEDTCTVRDDTNETLKMSGIEAPDTAAVSQDNIPMSEMDKAEVLTLIREEIITKEIEVNEWKRKYEETRAEVFEMRKIVAEYEKTVAQMIEDEQQQKSLSCSKSVRQLTAERDQAIADLNSVERSFADLFRRYENMKGVLEGFKKNEDVLKKCAQDYLMRIKQEEQRYQTLKVHAEEKLNKANEEIAQVRAKANTEAVALNAGLRKEQMKVESLERAVLQKNQEIEELTKICDELIAKLGTE, from the exons ctctgattCCGAGGGTCATTTTGATACTCCTGAAGAAGCGACGCCGGTCCGTTCCATTCCAGACTtcccaggagagctggaggacagcaAGGATCCAGATAGGACAG ATGTGGAGAAAGAAGAGCACCTGATCGTGACCGCTCCCATCGGTGAGCCGGATATTTTTCTAAACCACAGCATGGGTCAGGACGAGCCCGCGGCCCCCATGGGTGGCTCACTGAAAATAAGCATACAAACAATAGAAGAAGAACAACCACAGGACCCTCCGGAACCTCTGGACTCAGACGTCGCTGCAGCTACTATGACGGAAACACCAGAATTGACAAGATGCACAGATCCATCCTCTGAAGAAGCTCAAGCTCCAGTCCCCATCCTGGATGCAAGTTCTGTGCTGGATACAAACCAGCCTCCCGTTTCAGGAGAGTACTCACTTCAGAGCAGGGAACCTTCTGGCAGCCCAGCTGTGGAGTCACCTGAGCAGAAACTGGATGAGATGGAGTTGCAATGCCACGACACCCAGCCTGatcaaaagacaaaaagcagCAAAGCCAAGCCTCCGTCTCTGCAGATCAACACAGCGGTGAACAGTTATGAGCAAACCATTGAGGAACAAGAACTTCCTATTGCAAAGGGCACTTACAAATTCGACCTCGACCGACTGGATGAAAGCTTCAATCCCTTCACTAGCGGTGGCCCCAAAATACCGAACTCTCCCCCGCCATGTGGGTCAGGTTCTCTCCCCACGCTTGAGCAACTCCACGGTTCAATCTCATCATCTGAAACCAGCTCAGCTgcaccagcagaggaggagatgaaggagtcATCATCCGGGCCAAAGTCGATGGTGCTGGAGTTTGGTCTGGATGACGGGGCAGTCAGCAAGCCCCCTCCCAAGAAAATGGGCAGCAAAAAGACAATCAGTAAGCTTGCAGCTAAGAAGCAGAAGGCCAAAGGGTCAGAAGCCTTCAGCAAAGCTGCCCCACAACCGACAATTTCAGAAACGGTTCCCCAACCAGCATCAGAACCAGCTTCAGCTCCCCTTCCAGAAGCTGCACCGCCAGACACAGACTCTCCTGCCGCCCTCAACCTTGATGATATTCCTATTCCCAAAACAGGACAGTACAACTTTGATCCAAGCAAGTGGGACGACCCAAACTTCAATCCATTTGGCAGCAATAGCCAAGTGAGCAGCTCTCCGGTGCTGCCTAAGGGCTCCTACACTTTCGATCCAGACAATTTTGACGACTCTGTGGACCCGTTCAAAGGCTCTAAAAGCCTGAGCTTAGAGGAGTCATCCAGCAGTGTCAATCAAACGGAGAAAAAAGTTCCAAACAAAGGTCAGCAGaaagcaggagagaagaaggtgAGGCAGATTCCAAAGAAGAGCAAAGAAAGGACAATAAC CTCCGGGAAAAGCGAACAGGCCAAgtttctctgttttctgtt GAACTCCTGCAAAGTTCAGAACTATGACGACGGCCCGTCCTCGGCGCCCGACGTGTGTAATCAG ggagaggaggaggtggtggttcACACTCCAGAGATCAGTCAGAGAGTCCATCACGCCACTGACGAGGAGAAGCTGGCCTCCACCGGCATCATGAGCCTGGCGACTGACAGCCCAGAAGACCCTGAATGCACCAAGGCACCTGGGAAACAACAGTCAGATACGGATG GTCCTGAGAAAAAGGTCACAGATCTGTTGGAGGACACCTGCACCGTGCGAGATGATACG AATGAGACGTTGAAGATGAGCGGTATTGAAGCCCCCGACACGGCAGCTGTGTCCCAGGACAACATACCCATGAGCGAGATGGACAAGGCCGAAGTGCTCACCCTCATCAGAGAAGAG ATCATCACCAAAGAGATTGAGGTCAACGAATGGAAGAGGAAGTATGAGGAGACCAGAGCAGAGGTTTTTGAGATGAG GAAAATTGTTGCAGAATATGAGAAAACAGTCGCACAAATGATAG aggacgagcagcagcagaagagcctGTCCTGCAGCAAGTCGGTCAGACAGTTAACGGCAGAGAGGGATCAGGCCATCGCCGACCTGAACTCTGTCGAACGCTCCTTCGCTGACCTTTTCAGGAGGTACGAGAACATGAAGGGAGTCCTGGAGGGTTTCAAGAAG AATGAAGACGTGTTGAAGAAGTGTGCGCAGGACTACCTGATGCGAAtcaaacaggaggagcagcgatATCAAACACTCAAAGTGCATGCTGAGGAGAAACTGAACAA AGCTAATGAGGAGATAGCGCAGGTTCGTGCCAAGGCTAACACCGAGGCTGTAGCGCTCAATGCCGGCCTGAGGAAGGAGCAGATGAAGGTGGAATCTCTGGAAAGAGCAGTCCTTCAAAAG AATCAAGAGATTGAAGAGCTCACGAAGATCTGCGATGAGCTGATCGCCAAACTGGGAACAGAATAA
- the tacc1 gene encoding transforming acidic coiled-coil-containing protein 1 isoform X1, whose translation MSWLSPVSWAKWTWTAVRGGEEEQNEEGLETSEEHGGEEEEKEEERSQGYSSDSEGHFDTPEEATPVRSIPDFPGELEDSKDPDRTDVEKEEHLIVTAPIGEPDIFLNHSMGQDEPAAPMGGSLKISIQTIEEEQPQDPPEPLDSDVAAATMTETPELTRCTDPSSEEAQAPVPILDASSVLDTNQPPVSGEYSLQSREPSGSPAVESPEQKLDEMELQCHDTQPDQKTKSSKAKPPSLQINTAVNSYEQTIEEQELPIAKGTYKFDLDRLDESFNPFTSGGPKIPNSPPPCGSGSLPTLEQLHGSISSSETSSAAPAEEEMKESSSGPKSMVLEFGLDDGAVSKPPPKKMGSKKTISKLAAKKQKAKGSEAFSKAAPQPTISETVPQPASEPASAPLPEAAPPDTDSPAALNLDDIPIPKTGQYNFDPSKWDDPNFNPFGSNSQVSSSPVLPKGSYTFDPDNFDDSVDPFKGSKSLSLEESSSSVNQTEKKVPNKGQQKAGEKKVRQIPKKSKERTITSGKSEQAKFLCFLLNSCKVQNYDDGPSSAPDVCNQGEEEVVVHTPEISQRVHHATDEEKLASTGIMSLATDSPEDPECTKAPGKQQSDTDGPEKKVTDLLEDTCTVRDDTNETLKMSGIEAPDTAAVSQDNIPMSEMDKAEVLTLIREEIITKEIEVNEWKRKYEETRAEVFEMRKIVAEYEKTVAQMIEDEQQQKSLSCSKSVRQLTAERDQAIADLNSVERSFADLFRRYENMKGVLEGFKKNEDVLKKCAQDYLMRIKQEEQRYQTLKVHAEEKLNKANEEIAQVRAKANTEAVALNAGLRKEQMKVESLERAVLQKNQEIEELTKICDELIAKLGTE comes from the exons ctctgattCCGAGGGTCATTTTGATACTCCTGAAGAAGCGACGCCGGTCCGTTCCATTCCAGACTtcccaggagagctggaggacagcaAGGATCCAGATAGGACAG ATGTGGAGAAAGAAGAGCACCTGATCGTGACCGCTCCCATCGGTGAGCCGGATATTTTTCTAAACCACAGCATGGGTCAGGACGAGCCCGCGGCCCCCATGGGTGGCTCACTGAAAATAAGCATACAAACAATAGAAGAAGAACAACCACAGGACCCTCCGGAACCTCTGGACTCAGACGTCGCTGCAGCTACTATGACGGAAACACCAGAATTGACAAGATGCACAGATCCATCCTCTGAAGAAGCTCAAGCTCCAGTCCCCATCCTGGATGCAAGTTCTGTGCTGGATACAAACCAGCCTCCCGTTTCAGGAGAGTACTCACTTCAGAGCAGGGAACCTTCTGGCAGCCCAGCTGTGGAGTCACCTGAGCAGAAACTGGATGAGATGGAGTTGCAATGCCACGACACCCAGCCTGatcaaaagacaaaaagcagCAAAGCCAAGCCTCCGTCTCTGCAGATCAACACAGCGGTGAACAGTTATGAGCAAACCATTGAGGAACAAGAACTTCCTATTGCAAAGGGCACTTACAAATTCGACCTCGACCGACTGGATGAAAGCTTCAATCCCTTCACTAGCGGTGGCCCCAAAATACCGAACTCTCCCCCGCCATGTGGGTCAGGTTCTCTCCCCACGCTTGAGCAACTCCACGGTTCAATCTCATCATCTGAAACCAGCTCAGCTgcaccagcagaggaggagatgaaggagtcATCATCCGGGCCAAAGTCGATGGTGCTGGAGTTTGGTCTGGATGACGGGGCAGTCAGCAAGCCCCCTCCCAAGAAAATGGGCAGCAAAAAGACAATCAGTAAGCTTGCAGCTAAGAAGCAGAAGGCCAAAGGGTCAGAAGCCTTCAGCAAAGCTGCCCCACAACCGACAATTTCAGAAACGGTTCCCCAACCAGCATCAGAACCAGCTTCAGCTCCCCTTCCAGAAGCTGCACCGCCAGACACAGACTCTCCTGCCGCCCTCAACCTTGATGATATTCCTATTCCCAAAACAGGACAGTACAACTTTGATCCAAGCAAGTGGGACGACCCAAACTTCAATCCATTTGGCAGCAATAGCCAAGTGAGCAGCTCTCCGGTGCTGCCTAAGGGCTCCTACACTTTCGATCCAGACAATTTTGACGACTCTGTGGACCCGTTCAAAGGCTCTAAAAGCCTGAGCTTAGAGGAGTCATCCAGCAGTGTCAATCAAACGGAGAAAAAAGTTCCAAACAAAGGTCAGCAGaaagcaggagagaagaaggtgAGGCAGATTCCAAAGAAGAGCAAAGAAAGGACAATAAC CTCCGGGAAAAGCGAACAGGCCAAgtttctctgttttctgtt GAACTCCTGCAAAGTTCAGAACTATGACGACGGCCCGTCCTCGGCGCCCGACGTGTGTAATCAG ggagaggaggaggtggtggttcACACTCCAGAGATCAGTCAGAGAGTCCATCACGCCACTGACGAGGAGAAGCTGGCCTCCACCGGCATCATGAGCCTGGCGACTGACAGCCCAGAAGACCCTGAATGCACCAAGGCACCTGGGAAACAACAGTCAGATACGGATG GTCCTGAGAAAAAGGTCACAGATCTGTTGGAGGACACCTGCACCGTGCGAGATGATACG AATGAGACGTTGAAGATGAGCGGTATTGAAGCCCCCGACACGGCAGCTGTGTCCCAGGACAACATACCCATGAGCGAGATGGACAAGGCCGAAGTGCTCACCCTCATCAGAGAAGAG ATCATCACCAAAGAGATTGAGGTCAACGAATGGAAGAGGAAGTATGAGGAGACCAGAGCAGAGGTTTTTGAGATGAG GAAAATTGTTGCAGAATATGAGAAAACAGTCGCACAAATGATAG aggacgagcagcagcagaagagcctGTCCTGCAGCAAGTCGGTCAGACAGTTAACGGCAGAGAGGGATCAGGCCATCGCCGACCTGAACTCTGTCGAACGCTCCTTCGCTGACCTTTTCAGGAGGTACGAGAACATGAAGGGAGTCCTGGAGGGTTTCAAGAAG AATGAAGACGTGTTGAAGAAGTGTGCGCAGGACTACCTGATGCGAAtcaaacaggaggagcagcgatATCAAACACTCAAAGTGCATGCTGAGGAGAAACTGAACAA AGCTAATGAGGAGATAGCGCAGGTTCGTGCCAAGGCTAACACCGAGGCTGTAGCGCTCAATGCCGGCCTGAGGAAGGAGCAGATGAAGGTGGAATCTCTGGAAAGAGCAGTCCTTCAAAAG AATCAAGAGATTGAAGAGCTCACGAAGATCTGCGATGAGCTGATCGCCAAACTGGGAACAGAATAA
- the tacc1 gene encoding transforming acidic coiled-coil-containing protein 1 isoform X2: MSWLSPVSWAKWTWTAVRGGEEEQNEEGLETSEEHGGEEEEKEEERSQGYSSDSEGHFDTPEEATPVRSIPDFPGELEDSKDPDRTDVEKEEHLIVTAPIGEPDIFLNHSMGQDEPAAPMGGSLKISIQTIEEEQPQDPPEPLDSDVAAATMTETPELTRCTDPSSEEAQAPVPILDASSVLDTNQPPVSGEYSLQSREPSGSPAVESPEQKLDEMELQCHDTQPDQKTKSSKAKPPSLQINTAVNSYEQTIEEQELPIAKGTYKFDLDRLDESFNPFTSGGPKIPNSPPPCGSGSLPTLEQLHGSISSSETSSAAPAEEEMKESSSGPKSMVLEFGLDDGAVSKPPPKKMGSKKTISKLAAKKQKAKGSEAFSKAAPQPTISETVPQPASEPASAPLPEAAPPDTDSPAALNLDDIPIPKTGQYNFDPSKWDDPNFNPFGSNSQVSSSPVLPKGSYTFDPDNFDDSVDPFKGSKSLSLEESSSSVNQTEKKVPNKGQQKAGEKKVRQIPKKSKERTITNSCKVQNYDDGPSSAPDVCNQGEEEVVVHTPEISQRVHHATDEEKLASTGIMSLATDSPEDPECTKAPGKQQSDTDGPEKKVTDLLEDTCTVRDDTNETLKMSGIEAPDTAAVSQDNIPMSEMDKAEVLTLIREEIITKEIEVNEWKRKYEETRAEVFEMRKIVAEYEKTVAQMIEDEQQQKSLSCSKSVRQLTAERDQAIADLNSVERSFADLFRRYENMKGVLEGFKKNEDVLKKCAQDYLMRIKQEEQRYQTLKVHAEEKLNKANEEIAQVRAKANTEAVALNAGLRKEQMKVESLERAVLQKNQEIEELTKICDELIAKLGTE; encoded by the exons ctctgattCCGAGGGTCATTTTGATACTCCTGAAGAAGCGACGCCGGTCCGTTCCATTCCAGACTtcccaggagagctggaggacagcaAGGATCCAGATAGGACAG ATGTGGAGAAAGAAGAGCACCTGATCGTGACCGCTCCCATCGGTGAGCCGGATATTTTTCTAAACCACAGCATGGGTCAGGACGAGCCCGCGGCCCCCATGGGTGGCTCACTGAAAATAAGCATACAAACAATAGAAGAAGAACAACCACAGGACCCTCCGGAACCTCTGGACTCAGACGTCGCTGCAGCTACTATGACGGAAACACCAGAATTGACAAGATGCACAGATCCATCCTCTGAAGAAGCTCAAGCTCCAGTCCCCATCCTGGATGCAAGTTCTGTGCTGGATACAAACCAGCCTCCCGTTTCAGGAGAGTACTCACTTCAGAGCAGGGAACCTTCTGGCAGCCCAGCTGTGGAGTCACCTGAGCAGAAACTGGATGAGATGGAGTTGCAATGCCACGACACCCAGCCTGatcaaaagacaaaaagcagCAAAGCCAAGCCTCCGTCTCTGCAGATCAACACAGCGGTGAACAGTTATGAGCAAACCATTGAGGAACAAGAACTTCCTATTGCAAAGGGCACTTACAAATTCGACCTCGACCGACTGGATGAAAGCTTCAATCCCTTCACTAGCGGTGGCCCCAAAATACCGAACTCTCCCCCGCCATGTGGGTCAGGTTCTCTCCCCACGCTTGAGCAACTCCACGGTTCAATCTCATCATCTGAAACCAGCTCAGCTgcaccagcagaggaggagatgaaggagtcATCATCCGGGCCAAAGTCGATGGTGCTGGAGTTTGGTCTGGATGACGGGGCAGTCAGCAAGCCCCCTCCCAAGAAAATGGGCAGCAAAAAGACAATCAGTAAGCTTGCAGCTAAGAAGCAGAAGGCCAAAGGGTCAGAAGCCTTCAGCAAAGCTGCCCCACAACCGACAATTTCAGAAACGGTTCCCCAACCAGCATCAGAACCAGCTTCAGCTCCCCTTCCAGAAGCTGCACCGCCAGACACAGACTCTCCTGCCGCCCTCAACCTTGATGATATTCCTATTCCCAAAACAGGACAGTACAACTTTGATCCAAGCAAGTGGGACGACCCAAACTTCAATCCATTTGGCAGCAATAGCCAAGTGAGCAGCTCTCCGGTGCTGCCTAAGGGCTCCTACACTTTCGATCCAGACAATTTTGACGACTCTGTGGACCCGTTCAAAGGCTCTAAAAGCCTGAGCTTAGAGGAGTCATCCAGCAGTGTCAATCAAACGGAGAAAAAAGTTCCAAACAAAGGTCAGCAGaaagcaggagagaagaaggtgAGGCAGATTCCAAAGAAGAGCAAAGAAAGGACAATAAC GAACTCCTGCAAAGTTCAGAACTATGACGACGGCCCGTCCTCGGCGCCCGACGTGTGTAATCAG ggagaggaggaggtggtggttcACACTCCAGAGATCAGTCAGAGAGTCCATCACGCCACTGACGAGGAGAAGCTGGCCTCCACCGGCATCATGAGCCTGGCGACTGACAGCCCAGAAGACCCTGAATGCACCAAGGCACCTGGGAAACAACAGTCAGATACGGATG GTCCTGAGAAAAAGGTCACAGATCTGTTGGAGGACACCTGCACCGTGCGAGATGATACG AATGAGACGTTGAAGATGAGCGGTATTGAAGCCCCCGACACGGCAGCTGTGTCCCAGGACAACATACCCATGAGCGAGATGGACAAGGCCGAAGTGCTCACCCTCATCAGAGAAGAG ATCATCACCAAAGAGATTGAGGTCAACGAATGGAAGAGGAAGTATGAGGAGACCAGAGCAGAGGTTTTTGAGATGAG GAAAATTGTTGCAGAATATGAGAAAACAGTCGCACAAATGATAG aggacgagcagcagcagaagagcctGTCCTGCAGCAAGTCGGTCAGACAGTTAACGGCAGAGAGGGATCAGGCCATCGCCGACCTGAACTCTGTCGAACGCTCCTTCGCTGACCTTTTCAGGAGGTACGAGAACATGAAGGGAGTCCTGGAGGGTTTCAAGAAG AATGAAGACGTGTTGAAGAAGTGTGCGCAGGACTACCTGATGCGAAtcaaacaggaggagcagcgatATCAAACACTCAAAGTGCATGCTGAGGAGAAACTGAACAA AGCTAATGAGGAGATAGCGCAGGTTCGTGCCAAGGCTAACACCGAGGCTGTAGCGCTCAATGCCGGCCTGAGGAAGGAGCAGATGAAGGTGGAATCTCTGGAAAGAGCAGTCCTTCAAAAG AATCAAGAGATTGAAGAGCTCACGAAGATCTGCGATGAGCTGATCGCCAAACTGGGAACAGAATAA
- the tacc1 gene encoding transforming acidic coiled-coil-containing protein 1 isoform X4, protein MGQDEPAAPMGGSLKISIQTIEEEQPQDPPEPLDSDVAAATMTETPELTRCTDPSSEEAQAPVPILDASSVLDTNQPPVSGEYSLQSREPSGSPAVESPEQKLDEMELQCHDTQPDQKTKSSKAKPPSLQINTAVNSYEQTIEEQELPIAKGTYKFDLDRLDESFNPFTSGGPKIPNSPPPCGSGSLPTLEQLHGSISSSETSSAAPAEEEMKESSSGPKSMVLEFGLDDGAVSKPPPKKMGSKKTISKLAAKKQKAKGSEAFSKAAPQPTISETVPQPASEPASAPLPEAAPPDTDSPAALNLDDIPIPKTGQYNFDPSKWDDPNFNPFGSNSQVSSSPVLPKGSYTFDPDNFDDSVDPFKGSKSLSLEESSSSVNQTEKKVPNKGQQKAGEKKVRQIPKKSKERTITSGKSEQAKFLCFLLNSCKVQNYDDGPSSAPDVCNQGEEEVVVHTPEISQRVHHATDEEKLASTGIMSLATDSPEDPECTKAPGKQQSDTDGPEKKVTDLLEDTCTVRDDTNETLKMSGIEAPDTAAVSQDNIPMSEMDKAEVLTLIREEIITKEIEVNEWKRKYEETRAEVFEMRKIVAEYEKTVAQMIEDEQQQKSLSCSKSVRQLTAERDQAIADLNSVERSFADLFRRYENMKGVLEGFKKNEDVLKKCAQDYLMRIKQEEQRYQTLKVHAEEKLNKANEEIAQVRAKANTEAVALNAGLRKEQMKVESLERAVLQKNQEIEELTKICDELIAKLGTE, encoded by the exons ATGGGTCAGGACGAGCCCGCGGCCCCCATGGGTGGCTCACTGAAAATAAGCATACAAACAATAGAAGAAGAACAACCACAGGACCCTCCGGAACCTCTGGACTCAGACGTCGCTGCAGCTACTATGACGGAAACACCAGAATTGACAAGATGCACAGATCCATCCTCTGAAGAAGCTCAAGCTCCAGTCCCCATCCTGGATGCAAGTTCTGTGCTGGATACAAACCAGCCTCCCGTTTCAGGAGAGTACTCACTTCAGAGCAGGGAACCTTCTGGCAGCCCAGCTGTGGAGTCACCTGAGCAGAAACTGGATGAGATGGAGTTGCAATGCCACGACACCCAGCCTGatcaaaagacaaaaagcagCAAAGCCAAGCCTCCGTCTCTGCAGATCAACACAGCGGTGAACAGTTATGAGCAAACCATTGAGGAACAAGAACTTCCTATTGCAAAGGGCACTTACAAATTCGACCTCGACCGACTGGATGAAAGCTTCAATCCCTTCACTAGCGGTGGCCCCAAAATACCGAACTCTCCCCCGCCATGTGGGTCAGGTTCTCTCCCCACGCTTGAGCAACTCCACGGTTCAATCTCATCATCTGAAACCAGCTCAGCTgcaccagcagaggaggagatgaaggagtcATCATCCGGGCCAAAGTCGATGGTGCTGGAGTTTGGTCTGGATGACGGGGCAGTCAGCAAGCCCCCTCCCAAGAAAATGGGCAGCAAAAAGACAATCAGTAAGCTTGCAGCTAAGAAGCAGAAGGCCAAAGGGTCAGAAGCCTTCAGCAAAGCTGCCCCACAACCGACAATTTCAGAAACGGTTCCCCAACCAGCATCAGAACCAGCTTCAGCTCCCCTTCCAGAAGCTGCACCGCCAGACACAGACTCTCCTGCCGCCCTCAACCTTGATGATATTCCTATTCCCAAAACAGGACAGTACAACTTTGATCCAAGCAAGTGGGACGACCCAAACTTCAATCCATTTGGCAGCAATAGCCAAGTGAGCAGCTCTCCGGTGCTGCCTAAGGGCTCCTACACTTTCGATCCAGACAATTTTGACGACTCTGTGGACCCGTTCAAAGGCTCTAAAAGCCTGAGCTTAGAGGAGTCATCCAGCAGTGTCAATCAAACGGAGAAAAAAGTTCCAAACAAAGGTCAGCAGaaagcaggagagaagaaggtgAGGCAGATTCCAAAGAAGAGCAAAGAAAGGACAATAAC CTCCGGGAAAAGCGAACAGGCCAAgtttctctgttttctgtt GAACTCCTGCAAAGTTCAGAACTATGACGACGGCCCGTCCTCGGCGCCCGACGTGTGTAATCAG ggagaggaggaggtggtggttcACACTCCAGAGATCAGTCAGAGAGTCCATCACGCCACTGACGAGGAGAAGCTGGCCTCCACCGGCATCATGAGCCTGGCGACTGACAGCCCAGAAGACCCTGAATGCACCAAGGCACCTGGGAAACAACAGTCAGATACGGATG GTCCTGAGAAAAAGGTCACAGATCTGTTGGAGGACACCTGCACCGTGCGAGATGATACG AATGAGACGTTGAAGATGAGCGGTATTGAAGCCCCCGACACGGCAGCTGTGTCCCAGGACAACATACCCATGAGCGAGATGGACAAGGCCGAAGTGCTCACCCTCATCAGAGAAGAG ATCATCACCAAAGAGATTGAGGTCAACGAATGGAAGAGGAAGTATGAGGAGACCAGAGCAGAGGTTTTTGAGATGAG GAAAATTGTTGCAGAATATGAGAAAACAGTCGCACAAATGATAG aggacgagcagcagcagaagagcctGTCCTGCAGCAAGTCGGTCAGACAGTTAACGGCAGAGAGGGATCAGGCCATCGCCGACCTGAACTCTGTCGAACGCTCCTTCGCTGACCTTTTCAGGAGGTACGAGAACATGAAGGGAGTCCTGGAGGGTTTCAAGAAG AATGAAGACGTGTTGAAGAAGTGTGCGCAGGACTACCTGATGCGAAtcaaacaggaggagcagcgatATCAAACACTCAAAGTGCATGCTGAGGAGAAACTGAACAA AGCTAATGAGGAGATAGCGCAGGTTCGTGCCAAGGCTAACACCGAGGCTGTAGCGCTCAATGCCGGCCTGAGGAAGGAGCAGATGAAGGTGGAATCTCTGGAAAGAGCAGTCCTTCAAAAG AATCAAGAGATTGAAGAGCTCACGAAGATCTGCGATGAGCTGATCGCCAAACTGGGAACAGAATAA